The Synergistaceae bacterium genome segment AGTTCTTTCACGCCCCCCGTTAGCGTCTGACGCGATACTCCAGATATCCGCCTGACAAGGCTGATTCCGCCATATCCGATTGCTTTGGCTTCCGCCGACAAATATCTCCTCCGTTGATACTCGTTGAGTGTCGGCAACATAACCCCTATACGCATCCTTAACACATTTATATCTATATTCCCCATACCTCGTAGTATGACCGGTATTCCTTAATGTGTCATTATTATTTTTAGACAATTCCTTATCGCTCTGACCCATGCGGATAATGGCGACTACGAAACAAAAAGAAAAATTTTCCGCGACTTGTTCACCAAGAAACTTTCGGAATACCTAGGCAATTACAGCGTTGTCGACATCTGTTCCGAAGCCAAGACGAAACTCGGACAGAACGCCGCCAGTGTTTCACCCTTTGGCAAGGAAACTCTCTTTGAGGAACTGGAAAAAGATTTTTTCATGAATTTTTACAAAGTGCTTTTATCCGGGTGGAAGGACTGGCGAGATAAAAGTCTGCGAAGACTCGATGAGTTCAAGCAAAAAAGAGGGAAGGAGATCGAAAAATTCGAAAAGGGACCACTTGATTTCAATGAAGATGCTGCCAAGAAAATCTGGCAATCTCTTGACGAGGGCTTAAAAAAGCTGGTCGACGAGATTCAGGAGGAAATCGGGGAGTCGGCTGCGGATTTGAAGAACTACTACGAAAAACTTCGTGGAACGTTTTCTGAAAAATCAGACTCTTCCGCTGACCTCGAAGGCTGGGAAAAAATTCTTATCGTAGTATTATCACCCGTTCTCTCGGTAGTGGGCGGTGTGATGCTCGTTTATGATGCGCTCTCCGGAGAAAAAGATAAGCATCGGGATAGGCTCTCGAAGTGGCTTGATAAAGCCGTCGAAGGCACGAAAAAAGACATTCGGGAAAGCTACCGCAAAGGGGAAAAATCGGCGAAGACATAGAGCGCAATCAAAGGCACGTCAATACAAGAGGACAGCTACTCCTGCCTGCGGACAAACGGTCGACTTGAACTTGTAATTCCCCGCGCTTTTGGCGTGGGGAATACACTTCAGATTTTGGTCTGCTTTTGGCGATGTGCGCCGTTTTCGTGCCGTTAATACCCTGCGATCTTGCCGCGGGGATAGGCACGAGGCGCGCTGAGCTACTTTATTTGAAGGAGTGTTGCTCGCCCCATGTGTTTCCCTTCCCGCTCCAGGGGTCTGCGCATCCCTCCGCGAGTCTATGCCTATCCTTCCTGCATCTGGAAACAGCACGTCGCCAGTATGAGTGATTGTGTGCATTCTGGCGTTTCCAATTTTGATGAATACCTAAAAGTACGGCAACAAACATATAAAAGTCCGCGAGCCTAACATATTTGAAAAATTTTCCTATTTTGTATTCCCCGTGACATGACCTGCCATGGCCTCTGTTTACAATGACCGCACGTTCAACTCAAGCCTGTATAGGCTGGGGTGAGCAAAGCGAACCCCAGCGAAATAACGCAAAACAACCATAAGCGGTTGTTATTTTTGTCTAAAATCTATCATCGCTCATTTAACGTAAAGTAATGTGAAATTTGACGGACGATTGGCGTTAACATCATTTAAGAGGAGAACCTCATGGCAATCATTCTTGGCATCATTGTCTTTATGATTCTCTGCCTCTGTATGGGTATAGGCGGAGCGTTCAAAACCGGAAACAGAGCGATTGAGGTCGTGTCCGAATCGGATGTCGTTGACACTTTCATGGCCTTTAAAAGAATGTACGGAAGACAGCCGGGAGATAGCTTCTTCATGGTGTTCAAGAGGTGGCTGGCGGTATCCATCGTAGCTTCGGCGTGTCTGCTGTTATTCGTCGTCAGTGGCCCCATCGGTCCGTTATTGGTTCTGATCATCCTGGTGGTCAAATCGGCAAGCTTCTTGAAAAAGAATGACCCAACCCGACAAGAGAACAGGCAAATGAGACCCGGATCGTAGTCGGCCATGCCCGCTTTTTTCGGCAAAATGAATTTGGAGGTTTGACATTATGGCCGCATCTCTTCCACCCCGAACCCACGTTTGCCCCTCTTGTGGCTGGAAAAGCACGTCATGAGTTCGTAGGTTGGGTAAACGAAGCATTCGTTCATCGATTTACGGCGCTCCACGCCGGAACGGGCGCTTGTCGAGTTTCACTTCGCTCACCCAACCTACACGTTTTGACACCGTCAGCGGGGCCTATGTCGCGCCGGACAGTCTGCGGCACACCGACTAACAAAGGCACTTTCCCGGAAAGGGCGAGCGAAGCGCACAGGGCGTCGTTGATCCGCGTTTGCCATCCCTCCCCGCTCGCCCGGAGCGCGGCAAGAATGTCCGCGTCCAGGCAGATTTTTACCGCCTGCTTGGGGAACGCGGAACGCGGGCGGTCGCGCAGCTTGGTTTGCAAGGAAGGCGGCAATTCGCTGAAGGGTTTGAACAGCGCCGGATCAACCCCGGACAAATCGCCAACTTCTCCATCATCGTCAATCTCTGGCAAGCGGGAACCCATGTCTTGCTCCTTCTCTGGCGTTGGCTTTGCGAAAACTGATGACCCGAATACCAGTCAGCGTCTCGCAAAATACCAACACGTGCAACCGATGATCCAGATACCCTATGGCGACAATACGGACTTCGGGATAGTCATTGCGCCTGTCCTGGTACAGCTTCGCCGTCTCAAAATCGAATTCCGCCGCCCGTTCGGGCGGCAAAGCGCGTTCACGAAGGTTCCGTTCGTTCTTGTCCGGGTCGAAGCTGATTTCCAGGATGATTATTGTACCCCCAACGCTTCAAACGGAGAGATTTCCAACCGGAAAG includes the following:
- a CDS encoding BrnA antitoxin family protein — encoded protein: MGSRLPEIDDDGEVGDLSGVDPALFKPFSELPPSLQTKLRDRPRSAFPKQAVKICLDADILAALRASGEGWQTRINDALCASLALSGKVPLLVGVPQTVRRDIGPADGVKTCRLGERSETRQAPVPAWSAVNR
- a CDS encoding BrnT family toxin, translating into MSFDPDKNERNLRERALPPERAAEFDFETAKLYQDRRNDYPEVRIVAIGYLDHRLHVLVFCETLTGIRVISFRKANAREGARHGFPLARD